From the genome of Desulfobaculum xiamenense, one region includes:
- the priA gene encoding replication restart helicase PriA → MKLWHVALPCAPFSILTYAHPACLPAESIRPGQRVVVPLGRSTRLGIVVREAVDAPPNVTLREIVWPAEREALLDARYMELADNLATRQMSELGKILEALLPAAVRSVRISFRVFDPRYPARLSGAELGALCAQDRVELARLWDEGRMQVVARCTAEKEQEYCFLTQDPPWPVRPSAKRQIEVLEYLWDNGPTSRTELVADLGSGVAQALNTLVANAVVSIGPPPVVDEPEVCAIDVQENVPELSAEQSVCLDDLYAALDSGQPATRLVFGVTGSGKTLVYLKLAERALASGRSVLLLAPEVALACHLYKAVVRHFPGLNVRLYHGYQQPSRREDTFRELAASAGPELVVGTRSALFLPVGQVGLIVLDEEHDSSFKQEERLPYQAKEVAHFRARQDGALLVLGSATPDVKTFQAVEQGLITSVCMEHRVGDGTLPEIALVDLRNERPSVGPLTPTAAAALTATVKAGDQAIIMLNRRGYAPLMYCLDCGAVMRCPHCDVGLTYHKNRERLVCHYCGESREFPCRCTCGGSNFLPMGEGTESIEETLNVLLPAGTGVLRLDRDSTRRPGRMEEILDSFARQEAQVLVGTQMLSKGHHFPNVTLVAVPDGDMGLNLPDYRAAERTFQLLVQVAGRAGRGEKPGRVLIQTRDPNHYCWKFVRENDYRGFFAREVELRRKYGYPPFTRLGLVRMSHPVDWAEGETRIMELGSILMDLGMKLGVRVLGPAPSPLAMLRGRKRYQCLLKGKDWPSVRRVFAHLKSRLSQHSKIRVSLDLDPVNML, encoded by the coding sequence ATGAAGCTCTGGCATGTCGCGCTTCCCTGCGCACCCTTCTCGATTTTGACCTACGCGCATCCCGCCTGTCTGCCGGCCGAGTCCATTCGGCCCGGCCAGAGGGTGGTGGTGCCGCTTGGCCGATCGACGCGGCTTGGCATCGTGGTGCGCGAAGCCGTGGATGCGCCGCCGAACGTCACCCTGCGCGAGATCGTGTGGCCTGCCGAGCGGGAGGCGCTTCTCGACGCCCGCTACATGGAGCTTGCCGACAATCTTGCCACGCGGCAGATGTCCGAGCTGGGGAAGATTCTGGAGGCGCTTTTGCCCGCGGCGGTGCGTTCCGTGCGCATCTCCTTTCGCGTTTTCGATCCGCGCTATCCGGCCCGTCTGTCGGGCGCGGAACTCGGCGCACTTTGCGCGCAGGACCGCGTGGAGCTTGCCCGGCTGTGGGACGAGGGGCGCATGCAGGTGGTGGCGCGCTGCACCGCTGAAAAGGAGCAGGAATACTGCTTTCTGACGCAGGACCCGCCGTGGCCCGTGCGTCCGTCGGCGAAGCGGCAGATCGAAGTGCTCGAATATCTGTGGGACAACGGGCCGACATCGCGCACGGAACTCGTTGCCGATCTCGGCTCCGGCGTGGCGCAGGCGCTGAACACGCTGGTCGCCAACGCCGTCGTGTCCATCGGTCCGCCGCCGGTGGTCGATGAGCCGGAGGTCTGCGCCATAGACGTGCAGGAGAACGTGCCCGAACTGTCGGCCGAGCAGAGCGTCTGCCTCGACGACCTGTACGCCGCCCTCGATTCCGGTCAGCCAGCCACGCGCCTCGTCTTTGGGGTGACGGGGAGCGGCAAGACCCTCGTCTATCTCAAGCTTGCGGAGCGCGCCCTCGCGTCCGGTCGGTCCGTGTTGTTGCTCGCTCCGGAGGTGGCACTGGCCTGCCATCTGTACAAGGCGGTGGTCAGACATTTTCCGGGGCTGAACGTTCGGCTCTATCATGGCTATCAGCAGCCCTCGCGACGCGAGGACACCTTTCGCGAGCTGGCCGCGTCCGCCGGGCCGGAGTTGGTGGTGGGCACGCGCTCGGCGCTGTTCCTTCCCGTTGGGCAGGTGGGGTTGATCGTCCTTGACGAGGAGCACGACTCGTCCTTCAAGCAGGAGGAGCGGCTGCCGTACCAGGCCAAGGAAGTCGCCCATTTCCGAGCCCGACAGGATGGGGCGCTGCTCGTGCTTGGCTCCGCAACGCCGGACGTGAAGACCTTTCAGGCCGTGGAGCAGGGGCTCATCACCTCGGTATGCATGGAGCACCGTGTGGGCGATGGAACGCTTCCCGAGATTGCCCTCGTGGACCTGCGAAACGAGCGGCCAAGCGTTGGTCCGCTGACCCCGACGGCCGCCGCAGCGCTCACCGCTACGGTCAAGGCCGGGGATCAGGCCATCATCATGCTCAATCGTCGTGGGTATGCGCCGCTCATGTACTGCCTCGACTGCGGAGCCGTGATGCGCTGCCCCCACTGCGACGTGGGCCTGACCTACCACAAGAATCGCGAGCGCCTCGTGTGCCACTACTGCGGCGAGAGCCGGGAATTTCCGTGCCGCTGCACCTGTGGCGGTTCCAACTTCCTGCCCATGGGCGAGGGGACGGAATCCATCGAGGAGACGCTCAACGTGCTTCTGCCCGCAGGGACCGGCGTCCTGCGGCTCGACCGCGACAGTACGCGGCGGCCGGGGCGCATGGAGGAAATCCTCGACTCCTTCGCTCGGCAGGAGGCACAGGTGCTGGTGGGGACGCAGATGCTCTCCAAGGGGCACCATTTCCCCAACGTGACGCTGGTGGCCGTGCCCGATGGCGACATGGGGCTCAATCTGCCCGACTACCGCGCGGCGGAGCGCACCTTTCAGTTGCTGGTGCAGGTGGCGGGCCGCGCCGGACGCGGTGAGAAGCCCGGACGCGTGCTCATTCAGACCCGCGACCCCAACCACTACTGCTGGAAGTTCGTGCGCGAGAACGATTATCGTGGTTTCTTCGCGCGCGAGGTGGAGCTGCGGCGCAAGTACGGCTACCCGCCGTTCACGCGGCTTGGGCTGGTGCGCATGAGCCATCCCGTGGATTGGGCGGAGGGCGAGACGCGGATCATGGAACTCGGCAGCATCCTCATGGACCTCGGCATGAAGCTCGGGGTGCGCGTGCTTGGTCCCGCGCCGTCGCCGCTGGCCATGCTGCGCGGTCGCAAGCGCTACCAGTGCCTGCTCAAGGGCAAGGACTGGCCGTCTGTGCGGCGCGTGTTCGCGCATCTGAAAAGCCGCCTCTCGCAGCATTCGAAGATTCGCGTGTCCCTCGACCTCGACCCCGTCAACATGCTGTAG
- the galU gene encoding UTP--glucose-1-phosphate uridylyltransferase GalU produces MNITKVVIPVAGWGTRSLPATKNIPKEMLPIYKKPIVQYVVEEAIQTGLTDVIFVNNQNKTIIEDHFDYNLVLEQLLERKGKKELLKEIRDVAEMANIISVRQKVQLGLGHAVLCAREVVKDEPFAVMVGDDLMFGMEPGIKQLVDVAKSERMAVIGVVEVPQEKVDRYGIINGDEFAPGVFRVRSVVEKPAIKDAPSRMAIVGRYVLIPEIFDHLTSIAPGVGGEIQLTDALQCLAAENRLLAVRMRGRRFDAGDWAEYLTANIYFALQDEELRDDLVRNLLELLPCK; encoded by the coding sequence GCCGATCTACAAGAAGCCCATCGTGCAGTACGTGGTCGAGGAAGCCATTCAGACCGGGTTGACGGACGTGATTTTCGTCAACAACCAGAACAAGACGATCATTGAGGACCATTTCGACTACAACCTCGTGCTTGAGCAGTTGCTCGAACGCAAGGGCAAGAAGGAACTCCTCAAGGAGATCCGCGACGTGGCCGAGATGGCGAACATCATCTCCGTGCGTCAGAAGGTGCAGCTTGGCCTCGGCCATGCCGTGCTGTGCGCGCGCGAGGTCGTCAAGGACGAGCCTTTCGCGGTGATGGTCGGCGATGATCTTATGTTTGGCATGGAGCCGGGCATCAAGCAGCTTGTCGACGTGGCCAAGTCCGAGCGCATGGCCGTCATCGGCGTGGTCGAGGTGCCGCAGGAGAAGGTTGACCGCTACGGCATCATCAACGGCGACGAATTCGCGCCCGGCGTGTTCCGCGTTCGCAGCGTGGTGGAAAAGCCCGCCATCAAGGACGCGCCCTCTCGCATGGCCATCGTTGGCCGCTATGTGCTCATCCCCGAGATTTTCGATCACCTGACGTCCATTGCGCCGGGCGTGGGCGGCGAAATTCAGCTTACCGACGCGCTGCAGTGCCTCGCTGCGGAAAACCGTCTGCTGGCGGTGCGCATGCGCGGTCGCCGCTTCGACGCTGGCGACTGGGCCGAGTACCTGACCGCTAATATCTACTTCGCCTTGCAGGATGAGGAACTCCGGGACGATCTGGTCCGCAATCTTCTCGAACTCCTGCCTTGCAAATAA
- a CDS encoding Smr/MutS family protein, which translates to MSDNEYNPFSVLKKAGLKLRDDGTGPKKAPVAPKPAPAKPADNTAEILDKSMFLNAMAGTTRLKSAGKTKTSAPAKKAASKTSAPKASTPAAQAPHPQAAAPEQPQQPVKQAPRPTAAPAPAQDEVVDDSLFMKAMQGVKPMDGTSGRDVPASVEPAPEAAKPADALSREQLRNLLHGEVSYQLEFADGYQHGYVTGLDPKIFNRLRAGSFPVEASLDMHGLTSEETVHELVDFVRKHYQLGHRTLHLVTGRGNNSPLGRSVLREEVQNWLTRDPLRRVVLAFVTAQPKHGGPGAVYVLLRKHKKSLGKVDWDMPLEGPDTF; encoded by the coding sequence GTGAGCGATAATGAATACAATCCCTTCAGTGTGCTGAAGAAGGCGGGCCTCAAGCTTCGCGACGACGGAACTGGGCCGAAGAAGGCCCCTGTGGCCCCAAAGCCAGCCCCCGCGAAGCCAGCAGACAATACAGCGGAAATTCTCGACAAATCCATGTTTCTGAACGCCATGGCAGGCACGACACGGCTGAAATCGGCGGGCAAGACGAAAACGTCTGCCCCGGCCAAAAAGGCCGCATCCAAGACGTCCGCGCCCAAGGCATCCACCCCCGCCGCGCAGGCCCCGCACCCGCAGGCCGCCGCGCCAGAACAGCCCCAACAACCCGTGAAGCAGGCACCGCGCCCCACAGCCGCCCCCGCACCGGCGCAAGACGAGGTTGTGGACGATTCCCTGTTCATGAAGGCCATGCAGGGCGTCAAGCCCATGGACGGCACCAGCGGCCGCGACGTTCCCGCAAGCGTGGAACCCGCCCCAGAGGCGGCGAAACCCGCAGACGCCCTCTCGCGTGAGCAGTTGCGAAACCTTCTGCACGGCGAGGTGTCCTACCAGCTCGAATTCGCGGACGGCTACCAGCATGGCTACGTGACGGGCCTCGACCCCAAGATTTTCAACCGCCTGCGCGCCGGAAGCTTCCCCGTCGAGGCCAGCCTCGACATGCACGGCCTGACCTCCGAGGAAACCGTCCACGAGCTCGTGGATTTCGTACGCAAGCACTATCAGCTCGGGCACCGGACCCTGCATCTTGTCACTGGGCGCGGCAACAATTCGCCGCTTGGCCGCAGCGTGCTACGCGAAGAGGTGCAGAACTGGCTGACGCGCGACCCGCTGCGCCGCGTGGTGCTGGCCTTCGTCACCGCGCAGCCGAAGCACGGCGGCCCCGGCGCTGTCTATGTTCTGCTGCGCAAGCACAAGAAATCCCTCGGCAAGGTGGACTGGGACATGCCCCTCGAAGGTCCGGACACCTTCTAG
- a CDS encoding DUF2905 domain-containing protein: MMHPEFGKTLIILGALFVVVGAFMLWGGDRIPLGRLPGDINFERNGVRFSFPIVTCVVVSIILSVLFSIFRR; this comes from the coding sequence ATGATGCATCCGGAGTTCGGGAAAACGCTGATCATCCTCGGCGCGCTGTTTGTCGTCGTCGGCGCGTTCATGCTTTGGGGCGGGGACCGCATCCCCCTTGGCCGCCTGCCCGGTGACATCAATTTCGAGCGCAACGGCGTGCGCTTCTCGTTTCCCATCGTCACCTGCGTGGTGGTGAGCATCATTTTGTCCGTGCTGTTCTCCATCTTTCGCAGATAG
- a CDS encoding sulfite exporter TauE/SafE family protein, which translates to MFEIVAVVSIVFAAAFTQGLAGFGFAFMSLPLISLFVDFKTSVITLVLLAQALNLLIMWQHGQRPAWDRIIPLTLATLPGIPVGVHLLRVMPVAVLQGTLGVMLVAYSLYQWFARPVPREIGRFWVLVTGFVAGCLGGALNSQGPPILVYVSLQPWNKDRVKATMVGFFFLSGLFVLGFQAWQGLVTAETLRLSGWCLPGLIVGATLGRALYVRIGEGGYRRIFTALVCALGVLMIVKSLGGA; encoded by the coding sequence ATGTTCGAGATAGTAGCCGTTGTATCCATCGTTTTCGCGGCGGCCTTTACACAGGGACTGGCCGGGTTCGGTTTCGCCTTCATGAGCCTGCCGCTCATCTCGCTGTTCGTCGATTTCAAAACCTCGGTCATCACGCTGGTGCTGCTCGCGCAGGCGCTTAACCTGCTCATCATGTGGCAGCATGGGCAGCGCCCGGCGTGGGACAGGATCATTCCGCTTACGCTGGCGACGCTGCCGGGCATTCCCGTTGGCGTGCACCTGCTGCGCGTCATGCCCGTGGCCGTGTTGCAGGGCACGCTTGGCGTGATGCTGGTGGCCTATTCGCTCTACCAGTGGTTCGCCCGACCCGTTCCGCGCGAGATAGGGCGCTTCTGGGTGCTGGTGACGGGATTCGTGGCCGGTTGCCTTGGCGGGGCGCTCAATTCGCAGGGGCCGCCCATCCTCGTCTACGTGTCCCTGCAACCGTGGAACAAGGACCGCGTCAAGGCCACGATGGTCGGGTTCTTCTTCCTGTCCGGGCTTTTCGTCCTCGGATTTCAGGCGTGGCAGGGCTTGGTGACGGCCGAGACGCTGCGGTTGTCCGGCTGGTGCCTGCCGGGACTGATCGTCGGGGCCACGCTTGGGCGCGCGCTCTACGTCCGTATCGGCGAGGGCGGGTACCGGAGGATATTCACGGCGCTCGTGTGCGCGCTCGGCGTGCTCATGATCGTCAAGAGTCTGGGAGGGGCATGA